One uncultured Gellertiella sp. genomic window carries:
- a CDS encoding M48 family metalloprotease, producing the protein MTVAGMATQSGRNPLAGGHRTGGQRFRHLALGCVLTASLGLTSCQSFFSQSYEPTVSPSSSPQIVDEVQKNDPSAQVGAKEHPRIVASYGGEYRDARTERLVARITGALTAVSENPAQSYKITLLDSPAINAFALPGGYLYVTRGLLALANDASEVAAVLSHEMGHVTANHGVERQKREEAEVIASQVVAEVLSSDIAGKQALARGKLRLAAFSRNQELQADVIGVRMLGEAHYDPYAAARFLDSMARYSRFVSANADTDQTLDFLSSHPNTPQRIDLARIHARSFGMEGTVGDKGRDYYLDGIDGLLYGDSPQEGYVRGQTFLHGGLGIRFDVPDGFQIDNKVEAVLATGPGEAAIRFDGVADTSHGSLTNYISSGWVTGLQPDSIRPLLLNGLEAATARASADRWDFDVTVIRTDGKIFRFLTAVPKGSAALVPTANLLRSSFRKMSPEESASLKPLRIRVVTVQPGETIGTLSSRMMGTNRKLELFQLINALNPTSVLTPGSRVKIISE; encoded by the coding sequence ATGACGGTAGCCGGAATGGCAACTCAATCCGGTCGCAATCCCCTTGCAGGCGGGCACCGGACCGGCGGGCAGCGTTTCAGGCATCTGGCGCTGGGCTGCGTGCTGACCGCCTCGCTTGGCCTCACCTCCTGCCAGTCGTTTTTCAGCCAGAGCTATGAGCCGACCGTCTCGCCCTCGTCCAGTCCGCAGATTGTCGATGAGGTTCAGAAGAATGATCCAAGCGCACAGGTGGGCGCGAAGGAACATCCCCGGATCGTGGCGAGCTATGGCGGCGAATACCGCGATGCCAGGACCGAGCGGCTGGTCGCCCGCATTACCGGGGCGCTGACGGCGGTGTCGGAAAATCCGGCGCAATCCTACAAGATCACCTTGCTGGATTCGCCTGCCATCAATGCCTTCGCGCTTCCCGGCGGCTATCTCTATGTGACGCGCGGGCTGCTGGCGCTGGCCAATGATGCCTCCGAAGTCGCCGCCGTGCTTTCCCATGAAATGGGGCATGTCACGGCCAATCACGGGGTCGAGCGGCAAAAACGCGAAGAAGCCGAAGTGATCGCCAGCCAGGTGGTGGCCGAGGTGCTGTCCAGCGATATCGCCGGCAAGCAGGCGCTGGCTCGCGGCAAGCTCCGGCTTGCGGCCTTCTCGCGCAATCAGGAACTGCAGGCCGATGTGATCGGCGTCAGGATGCTGGGCGAGGCACATTATGACCCCTACGCGGCGGCGCGCTTTCTCGATTCCATGGCACGCTACAGCCGCTTCGTCTCGGCCAATGCCGATACCGACCAGACACTCGACTTCCTGTCCAGCCATCCCAATACACCACAGCGCATCGACCTTGCCCGCATCCATGCCCGCAGTTTCGGCATGGAAGGCACGGTTGGCGACAAGGGGCGTGACTATTATCTCGACGGCATCGACGGGCTGCTCTATGGCGACAGTCCGCAGGAAGGCTATGTGCGGGGCCAGACCTTCCTGCATGGCGGTCTCGGCATCCGTTTCGACGTGCCTGACGGGTTCCAGATCGACAACAAGGTGGAAGCGGTTCTGGCGACCGGCCCCGGCGAGGCGGCCATCCGCTTTGACGGCGTTGCCGATACCAGCCACGGCAGTCTCACCAATTACATTTCCAGCGGTTGGGTAACGGGCCTGCAACCCGATTCGATCCGGCCTCTGCTGCTCAACGGGCTGGAAGCGGCCACGGCCCGCGCCTCGGCGGACCGATGGGATTTCGATGTCACGGTGATCCGCACCGACGGCAAGATCTTCCGGTTCCTGACCGCCGTGCCGAAAGGCAGTGCCGCACTTGTCCCCACAGCCAATCTGCTGCGGTCGAGCTTCCGCAAGATGTCGCCTGAGGAATCCGCGTCGCTGAAGCCGCTGCGTATCCGGGTGGTAACGGTACAGCCGGGCGAGACCATCGGCACGCTGTCAAGCCGGATGATGGGAACCAACCGCAAACTGGAACTGTTCCAGCTCATCAACGCCCTGAACCCGACATCTGTTCTGACGCCGGGTTCAAGGGTAAAAATCATTTCGGAATGA
- a CDS encoding ATP-binding cassette domain-containing protein: MTDRDRSITLDHVVLKRGDQTFRFNCHIGAGRVTAVCGPSGSGKTTLLNLIAGFEQPQQGRIRFGAEDSTALLPGSRPVSLVFQDNNLFAHLDLFTNIGLGISPALRLSAEDRARILASLERTGLGGYQDRLPGTLSGGERQRAAFARALVRDRPFLLLDEPFAALDPGLRASMADLLAALQRETGVTVLLVTHMLSDVERLADRVIFLKDGEICADEARLTFLLRETPEDIAEFLGKAARKGFLATFPPKTD, from the coding sequence ATGACCGATAGGGACAGATCCATCACCCTCGACCACGTGGTGCTGAAACGCGGCGACCAGACCTTCCGCTTCAATTGCCATATCGGGGCCGGACGGGTGACGGCGGTCTGCGGCCCTTCCGGCTCCGGCAAGACGACCCTTCTCAACCTGATTGCCGGCTTCGAGCAGCCGCAGCAGGGCCGTATCCGGTTCGGGGCAGAGGATTCCACCGCCCTCCTTCCAGGTAGCCGGCCGGTGTCGCTGGTGTTCCAGGACAACAATCTCTTTGCCCATCTCGACCTCTTCACCAATATCGGCCTCGGCATCAGCCCGGCGCTGCGGCTGTCGGCGGAAGACCGCGCCCGCATTCTGGCAAGCCTCGAGCGCACCGGGCTTGGCGGCTATCAGGACCGCTTGCCCGGAACGCTGTCGGGCGGCGAACGGCAAAGGGCAGCCTTTGCCCGGGCACTGGTCCGGGACCGGCCGTTCCTGCTGCTTGACGAGCCCTTTGCGGCGCTCGATCCCGGCCTGCGGGCCAGCATGGCCGACCTGCTTGCCGCCCTTCAGCGCGAAACCGGTGTCACCGTGCTCTTGGTCACCCATATGCTGTCCGACGTGGAACGGCTGGCTGACAGGGTGATTTTCCTGAAGGATGGCGAAATTTGCGCCGATGAGGCAAGGCTGACGTTCCTGTTGCGCGAAACGCCGGAGGATATCGCGGAATTCCTCGGAAAAGCGGCAAGGAAAGGGTTTTTGGCCACATTTCCACCGAAGACAGATTGA
- the fdxA gene encoding ferredoxin FdxA: protein MTYVVTDNCVRCKYTDCVEVCPVDCFYEGENFLVIHPDECIDCGVCEPECPAEAIKPDTDSGLDKWLKINAEYALIWPNITVKRDPLPEAKEMDGVEGKFEKFFSENPGSGDV, encoded by the coding sequence ATGACATATGTCGTGACTGATAATTGTGTCCGATGCAAATATACGGACTGTGTCGAGGTCTGCCCCGTCGACTGCTTCTACGAGGGCGAAAATTTTCTGGTGATCCATCCGGACGAATGCATCGACTGCGGTGTCTGTGAACCGGAATGCCCGGCCGAAGCAATCAAGCCGGACACCGATTCCGGTCTCGACAAATGGCTGAAAATCAACGCGGAATATGCGCTGATCTGGCCGAACATCACCGTTAAGCGGGACCCGCTTCCCGAGGCCAAGGAGATGGACGGGGTCGAGGGCAAGTTCGAGAAATTCTTCTCCGAAAATCCGGGCTCCGGCGACGTCTGA
- a CDS encoding RNA polymerase factor sigma-32 — protein sequence MTNTAADRTMIRLAMAAPYLSREEENRLGVRWRGADDQNALNQIVVAHMRLVISMSGKFRNFGLSANDLAQEGYAGLLEAAARFDPGRGFRFSTYASWWIKASMQDYILRNWSIVRGGTSSGQKALFFNLRRLRAKLARGDVQLTAEAAHQEIATALGVGLADVQRMDARLSGGDVPFETPSGPGEGQSLSDVLRSDAPLPDEQAESLIDGERRMAWLRSALTHLNPRELAIISARRLKDDSETLEALGCKLGISKERVRQIESRALEKLKIALTQDNPGRERRSYY from the coding sequence ATGACGAATACTGCCGCAGACCGTACAATGATCAGGCTGGCAATGGCGGCGCCCTATCTCAGCCGCGAGGAAGAAAACCGGCTCGGCGTGCGCTGGCGCGGAGCCGACGACCAGAATGCCCTCAACCAGATTGTCGTTGCCCATATGCGGCTGGTGATCTCGATGTCGGGGAAGTTTCGCAATTTCGGCCTTTCCGCCAATGATCTCGCCCAGGAAGGCTATGCGGGCCTGCTGGAAGCGGCAGCCCGTTTTGACCCTGGTCGCGGTTTTCGTTTCTCCACCTATGCCTCCTGGTGGATCAAGGCCTCGATGCAGGACTATATCCTGCGCAACTGGTCGATCGTGCGGGGTGGCACAAGCTCGGGCCAGAAGGCGCTGTTCTTCAATCTGCGGCGGTTGCGCGCCAAGCTGGCACGCGGCGATGTCCAGCTGACGGCCGAAGCGGCCCATCAGGAAATTGCCACGGCGCTTGGGGTTGGCCTTGCCGATGTGCAGCGCATGGATGCCCGCCTTTCCGGCGGCGACGTGCCTTTCGAAACACCTTCCGGCCCCGGCGAAGGCCAGAGCCTGTCCGATGTGCTGCGCAGCGATGCGCCTTTGCCGGACGAACAGGCGGAATCCCTGATCGACGGCGAGCGGCGCATGGCCTGGCTGCGCTCGGCGCTCACCCATCTCAACCCCCGCGAACTGGCAATCATTTCGGCACGGCGTCTGAAGGATGACAGCGAAACCCTGGAAGCTTTGGGCTGCAAGCTCGGAATTTCCAAGGAGCGGGTGCGCCAGATCGAAAGCCGGGCACTGGAAAAGCTGAAGATAGCGTTGACGCAGGACAATCCCGGCAGGGAGCGCCGCAGCTATTATTGA
- a CDS encoding beta-ketoacyl-ACP reductase, giving the protein MSRVALVTGGTRGIGAAIAIALKDAGYRVAANYAGNDEKARAFAAETGIPVFKWDVSNYAECAAGIARVEAELGPVEVLVNNAGITRDAMFHKMTPEQWGEVIGTNLTGLFNMTHPVWSGMRDRNFGRVINISSINGQKGQMGQANYSAAKAGDLGFTKALAQEGAAKGVTVNAICPGYIGTEMVRAIPEKVLNERIIPQIPVGRLGEPEEIARCVVFLASDDAGFITGSTISANGGQFFV; this is encoded by the coding sequence ATGAGCAGGGTGGCATTGGTTACGGGTGGTACACGCGGCATTGGCGCAGCGATTGCCATCGCCTTGAAAGATGCGGGCTATCGGGTCGCGGCAAATTATGCCGGCAATGACGAGAAGGCCCGGGCTTTCGCGGCGGAGACCGGCATTCCGGTCTTCAAATGGGATGTCTCGAATTACGCAGAATGCGCCGCCGGGATTGCCCGGGTCGAGGCCGAGCTCGGACCGGTGGAGGTGCTGGTCAACAATGCCGGCATCACCCGCGACGCCATGTTCCACAAGATGACGCCGGAACAGTGGGGCGAGGTGATCGGCACCAATCTCACCGGCCTGTTCAACATGACCCATCCGGTCTGGTCGGGCATGCGCGACAGGAACTTCGGTCGGGTGATCAACATTTCCTCGATCAATGGCCAGAAGGGCCAGATGGGACAGGCAAACTATTCCGCCGCCAAGGCGGGCGATCTCGGCTTTACCAAGGCGCTCGCCCAGGAAGGTGCCGCCAAGGGCGTCACCGTCAATGCGATCTGTCCCGGCTATATCGGGACCGAGATGGTGCGCGCCATTCCGGAAAAGGTGCTGAACGAGCGGATCATCCCGCAGATCCCGGTTGGCCGTCTCGGCGAACCGGAGGAAATCGCCCGTTGCGTGGTGTTTCTCGCCTCCGACGATGCCGGCTTCATCACCGGCTCGACGATTTCGGCCAATGGCGGCCAGTTCTTCGTCTGA
- the mog gene encoding molybdopterin adenylyltransferase, whose amino-acid sequence MHIAILTVSDRASEGTYKDISGPAIESWLARVIVTPYTVTRRIVPDGTGSVSGALIDLCDQAGADLVLTTGGTGPSPRDQTPEAMKRVMEKELPGFGELLRRRSLEQVPTAILSRQTAGTRGKSLIINLPGRPRSIAMSLEAVFPAVPYCLDLIGAGRIETDPEVLKSFRPEA is encoded by the coding sequence ATGCATATTGCCATTCTGACCGTATCGGACCGCGCCAGCGAGGGGACCTATAAGGACATCAGCGGCCCGGCCATCGAAAGCTGGCTCGCCCGGGTGATCGTCACGCCCTATACGGTGACCCGCCGGATCGTACCCGATGGCACCGGGTCGGTAAGTGGGGCGCTGATCGATCTCTGCGACCAGGCCGGGGCCGATCTGGTGCTGACCACCGGCGGAACAGGCCCGTCGCCGCGCGACCAGACCCCCGAAGCAATGAAACGCGTCATGGAAAAGGAACTGCCGGGCTTTGGCGAGTTGCTGCGCCGCCGCAGCCTCGAACAGGTGCCGACCGCCATTCTCTCCCGGCAGACGGCGGGGACGAGGGGCAAGTCGCTGATCATCAATCTGCCCGGGCGGCCCCGTTCCATCGCGATGAGCCTCGAGGCCGTCTTTCCGGCCGTTCCCTATTGTCTGGATCTGATCGGGGCCGGGCGGATCGAAACAGATCCCGAAGTGCTCAAGAGCTTTCGCCCCGAAGCGTGA
- the thiP gene encoding thiamine/thiamine pyrophosphate ABC transporter permease, with protein MSAGGDTGRALAGGALALAAILVFAACGVAPLIGSGFQGSQPLLISDPYILRILRFTLLQAALSTLLSLGLAIPFARALARQPRFPGRVWVIRLMGLPLGLPVIVGALGLISVWGRNGWANGLLQHLGLAQPVSIYGLSGILLAHVFFNFPLASRLFLTVLERLPPEYWLVASNLGMRPLSLFRFIEWPQIRRQIPGVAGLVFMLAATSFTLVLLLGGGPAATTLEVAIYQALRFDFDPARAVSLALMQISVTALLLITLAFLRVDDPLGTSAGMRAQRPGGLSLLPRLIDALLLLSGSLFVLLPLAAVLLGGLRADMAKLLGDAIVWRALATSLALALPSGLLAVLLAWLILEARLAISGLRTPGPVLWAYGRSLPALASLILLLPPTVLGTGWFLLIGPARLEPLAPLVVVAINGLMALPFVLRVLDPVLSTHRARTGRLAASLGIAGFNRLRRIDMPALGKPLLMALSFGMALSLGDLGAVALFGSDSLITLPWLLYSRMGSYRTADAAGLALLLALLCLALSVAGTAGQMPGKGVRNDR; from the coding sequence ATGAGTGCGGGCGGTGACACGGGAAGGGCACTTGCAGGCGGCGCACTGGCGCTTGCCGCCATCCTTGTGTTTGCCGCCTGCGGCGTCGCGCCCCTGATCGGCTCCGGTTTTCAGGGTTCACAACCGCTGCTGATCTCAGACCCCTATATCCTGCGCATCCTGCGTTTCACCCTTTTGCAGGCAGCCCTGTCGACCCTCCTGTCGCTGGGGCTGGCCATCCCTTTCGCCCGGGCGCTCGCCCGCCAGCCGCGCTTTCCCGGCCGCGTATGGGTGATCCGGCTGATGGGCCTGCCGCTTGGCCTGCCCGTGATCGTCGGGGCGCTCGGGCTGATTTCCGTCTGGGGACGCAATGGCTGGGCAAATGGCCTGCTCCAGCATTTGGGTCTGGCCCAGCCGGTCAGCATCTATGGCCTGTCGGGTATCCTGCTTGCCCATGTCTTCTTCAATTTTCCGCTGGCAAGCCGCCTTTTCCTGACCGTTCTGGAACGGCTGCCGCCGGAATACTGGCTGGTGGCCAGCAATCTCGGCATGAGACCCTTGAGCCTGTTCCGCTTCATCGAATGGCCGCAGATCCGCCGCCAGATACCGGGTGTGGCAGGGCTGGTCTTCATGCTGGCGGCAACCAGCTTCACCCTCGTGCTGCTGCTTGGCGGCGGACCGGCGGCGACCACGCTTGAAGTCGCGATCTATCAGGCGCTGCGCTTCGATTTCGACCCCGCCCGCGCCGTGTCCCTCGCCCTGATGCAGATCTCGGTGACCGCCCTGCTGCTGATCACGCTGGCCTTCCTCCGGGTTGATGACCCCCTTGGGACCAGTGCCGGAATGCGGGCACAGCGGCCCGGCGGCCTCTCGCTCTTGCCACGCCTTATCGATGCCCTGCTTCTCCTGTCGGGAAGCCTCTTTGTCCTCTTGCCGCTGGCAGCGGTCCTGCTGGGCGGATTAAGGGCGGATATGGCAAAGCTTCTTGGTGACGCAATTGTCTGGCGGGCGCTGGCCACCAGCCTTGCGCTGGCCCTGCCGTCCGGGCTTCTGGCGGTGCTCCTCGCCTGGCTGATCCTGGAGGCCCGTCTGGCCATCTCGGGACTGAGGACGCCAGGCCCGGTGCTTTGGGCCTATGGCAGAAGCCTGCCGGCGCTGGCATCGCTGATCCTGCTCCTGCCGCCGACGGTTCTCGGCACCGGCTGGTTCCTGCTCATCGGCCCTGCCCGGCTGGAACCGCTGGCACCGCTGGTGGTCGTCGCGATCAACGGGCTGATGGCATTGCCCTTCGTGCTGCGCGTGCTTGATCCCGTGCTTTCGACCCATCGCGCCCGCACCGGACGGCTGGCCGCAAGCCTCGGCATAGCGGGCTTCAACCGTTTGCGCCGGATCGACATGCCGGCCCTCGGCAAGCCGTTGCTGATGGCGCTGTCCTTCGGCATGGCGCTGTCGCTGGGCGATCTCGGGGCGGTGGCACTGTTCGGTTCCGACAGCCTGATCACGCTGCCATGGCTGCTTTATAGCCGGATGGGCAGCTACCGGACGGCGGATGCGGCGGGGCTGGCGCTGCTGCTTGCCCTCCTCTGCCTCGCCCTGTCGGTGGCCGGAACCGCCGGGCAGATGCCGGGCAAAGGAGTTCGCAATGACCGATAG
- a CDS encoding RNA-binding S4 domain-containing protein, with translation MGDHGQPREDARQRLDKWLFFSRLMKSRASAQKRISDGEVRVNGRKVAQPSLTVRPGDRIEILTWRGIRLQVQTVDVILPGDRRGPFEEARLLYRDHGSEMRDED, from the coding sequence ATGGGCGATCACGGACAGCCACGGGAAGACGCGCGACAGCGCCTCGACAAGTGGCTGTTCTTCTCAAGGCTGATGAAATCGCGCGCCAGCGCCCAGAAGCGGATTTCCGATGGTGAGGTCCGGGTGAATGGCCGCAAGGTCGCGCAGCCAAGCCTGACCGTCCGGCCCGGTGACCGGATCGAGATCCTCACCTGGCGCGGCATAAGGCTGCAGGTGCAGACCGTCGACGTGATTTTGCCCGGCGACCGGCGCGGCCCTTTCGAGGAAGCACGACTGCTCTATCGCGACCATGGCAGCGAGATGCGCGACGAGGATTGA
- a CDS encoding CarD family transcriptional regulator → MTNQQKKSSTRQGFKTGESIVYPAHGVGTITAIEEQEVAGMKLELFVIDFEKDKMRLKVPVAKAVSIGMRKLSETDFVERALKVVQGKARVKRTMWSRRAQEYDAKINSGDLIAIAEVVRDLYRAENQPEQSYSERQLYEAALDRMAREIAAVNKVSDTESVRLVESHLAKGPKRGKAIEEEESQEEAA, encoded by the coding sequence ATGACGAACCAGCAGAAAAAATCTTCGACGCGCCAGGGTTTCAAGACCGGTGAATCGATCGTCTACCCGGCCCATGGGGTCGGCACGATCACCGCTATCGAAGAGCAGGAAGTGGCGGGCATGAAGCTCGAGCTTTTCGTGATCGATTTTGAAAAGGACAAGATGCGCCTGAAGGTGCCGGTCGCAAAGGCCGTCAGCATCGGCATGCGCAAGCTTTCGGAAACCGATTTTGTCGAGCGCGCCCTGAAGGTCGTGCAGGGCAAGGCCCGCGTCAAGCGGACGATGTGGTCGCGTCGCGCCCAGGAATATGATGCCAAGATCAATTCCGGCGACCTGATTGCCATCGCGGAAGTGGTGCGCGACCTCTATCGCGCCGAAAACCAGCCGGAGCAGTCCTATTCCGAACGCCAGCTCTATGAAGCCGCCCTGGATCGCATGGCCCGCGAAATCGCCGCCGTGAACAAGGTGTCCGATACGGAATCGGTACGTCTGGTCGAGAGCCATCTGGCCAAGGGCCCGAAGCGCGGCAAGGCGATTGAAGAAGAAGAAAGCCAGGAAGAGGCGGCTTGA
- a CDS encoding helicase-related protein, which produces MILSGRGVTAVLGPTNTGKTHYAIERMVAHGSGVIGLPLRLLAREVYQRVVEKVGAAHVALVTGEEKISPPKARFQVCTVEAMPRETKAAFVAIDEVQLAGDLERGHIFTDRILHLRGREETLLLGAGTMRPILEHLLPGIVVVERPRLSQLVYAGSKKITRLPKRSAIVAFSAEEVYAIAELIRRQRGGAAVVLGALSPRTRNAQVGLYQEGDVEYLVATDAIGMGLNLDVDHVAFAQDRKFDGYQFRDLNPGELAQIAGRAGRHVRDGTFGVTGRVDPFEPDLVERIETHHFDPVRVLQWRTKQFDFSSIRALRASLDTVPPVAGLTRALPAVDQQALEALARYPEIQDLATTPQRVEKLWEACALPDYRRITPAQHAELIATLYADLVRHGTVNEDFMAEQVLRADRTDGEIDTLSARIAQIRTWTYVSNRPGWLADPTHWQEKTREIEDRLSDALHERLTKRFVDRRTSVLMKRLRENAMLEAEISVNGDVFVEGHHVGQLAGFRFSPISASDGPEAKAVQAAAQKALALEFEARAARLHASGNGDLALGADGYVRWLGEPVARLAANDHIMRPRVILLADEQLTGIARDHVAARLERFVNHHVSTVLKPLDDISRAEDLQGLAKGLAFQLVENLGVLFRRDVTDDVKSLDQEARASMRRYGIRFGAYHIFMPTLLKPAPAELITLLWALKNDGLDKPGYGDLIPALAAGRTSVVTDPGFERTFYKLAGFRFLGKRAVRIDILERLADIIRPLLQWKPGTHPRPEGAYDGRRFTSTAAMLSILGATSDDMEEILKGLGYRADPVKAEEAQAYLASIAPSAAAPVAVAEAEATEAGDDAAEASAAETAVPVEAVAEAAVEAPVAGAPVGDASDVAEAASESAEPAAEPQAEAPAEAKPVLLWRPAGRNDNQRPAHGDRNRRPQGGHRPAEGEARTDRPQEGRRNDGNRTGGERRADGQRNDRPRGEDRPRGEDRPRGEDRPRGEGAPRPKGDRPQGGKRPERNDRAEGDRKNRPDRNDRGQGSQPNRFEARPPKKDKPIDPDSPFAKLAALKEQMQK; this is translated from the coding sequence ATGATCCTGAGTGGTCGCGGTGTTACCGCAGTTCTCGGCCCCACCAATACCGGCAAGACCCATTACGCCATCGAGCGGATGGTCGCGCATGGATCGGGCGTGATCGGGCTGCCGCTGCGGCTTCTGGCGCGCGAGGTCTATCAGCGGGTGGTGGAAAAGGTGGGCGCCGCCCATGTGGCGCTGGTGACCGGCGAGGAAAAGATCTCGCCGCCCAAGGCGCGCTTCCAGGTCTGTACCGTCGAGGCGATGCCGCGCGAGACGAAGGCCGCCTTTGTCGCCATCGACGAGGTGCAGCTGGCGGGCGATCTCGAGCGTGGCCATATTTTTACCGACCGGATCCTGCACCTGCGCGGACGCGAGGAAACCCTGCTGCTGGGCGCAGGCACCATGCGACCGATCCTCGAACATTTGCTGCCGGGCATCGTCGTGGTCGAACGGCCGCGCCTGTCGCAGCTTGTCTATGCCGGATCGAAGAAGATCACCCGCCTGCCGAAGCGCAGCGCCATCGTCGCCTTCTCCGCCGAGGAGGTCTATGCGATTGCCGAACTGATCCGCCGCCAGCGGGGCGGGGCTGCGGTGGTGCTGGGGGCGCTGAGCCCGCGCACCCGCAATGCCCAGGTCGGCCTTTATCAGGAAGGCGATGTCGAATATCTTGTCGCCACCGATGCCATCGGCATGGGGCTTAACCTCGATGTCGACCATGTCGCCTTTGCCCAGGACCGCAAATTCGACGGTTACCAGTTCCGCGACCTCAATCCCGGCGAACTCGCCCAGATTGCCGGCCGCGCCGGTCGCCACGTGCGTGACGGCACCTTTGGCGTCACGGGCAGGGTCGATCCCTTCGAGCCTGATCTGGTCGAGCGGATCGAGACCCATCATTTCGATCCCGTCCGCGTCCTGCAGTGGCGCACCAAGCAATTCGACTTTTCCTCGATCCGGGCGCTCCGCGCCAGCCTCGATACGGTGCCGCCGGTTGCCGGGCTCACCCGGGCGCTGCCCGCCGTCGACCAGCAGGCCCTGGAAGCACTCGCCCGCTATCCGGAAATTCAGGATCTTGCCACGACACCGCAAAGGGTGGAAAAGCTCTGGGAGGCTTGCGCGCTTCCCGACTACCGGCGCATCACGCCCGCCCAGCATGCCGAACTCATCGCCACGCTCTACGCGGACCTGGTCCGGCACGGGACGGTGAACGAGGATTTCATGGCCGAGCAGGTGCTGAGGGCCGACCGAACCGATGGCGAAATCGACACATTGTCGGCGCGAATCGCACAGATAAGGACCTGGACCTATGTGTCCAATCGTCCGGGATGGCTTGCCGATCCGACACACTGGCAAGAAAAGACGCGGGAAATCGAAGATAGGTTGTCCGACGCGTTACATGAACGGTTGACGAAACGCTTTGTTGATCGCAGGACATCTGTGCTCATGAAGCGCCTGAGAGAGAATGCGATGCTGGAAGCTGAAATCAGTGTAAATGGCGATGTCTTTGTAGAAGGACATCATGTGGGGCAATTGGCCGGATTCCGGTTTTCGCCGATCTCCGCGTCCGACGGACCGGAAGCGAAAGCCGTGCAGGCTGCCGCGCAGAAGGCGCTTGCGCTGGAATTCGAGGCGCGTGCCGCCCGGCTTCATGCCTCCGGCAATGGCGATCTGGCGCTGGGTGCCGATGGCTATGTGCGCTGGCTCGGCGAGCCGGTGGCGCGGCTGGCGGCCAATGACCACATCATGCGTCCGCGCGTCATCCTTTTGGCCGACGAGCAGCTGACCGGCATTGCCCGCGACCATGTCGCGGCCCGCCTCGAGCGCTTTGTCAATCATCACGTCTCGACCGTGCTGAAGCCGCTCGACGACATCTCGCGGGCCGAAGACCTGCAGGGGCTCGCAAAGGGCCTGGCCTTCCAGCTGGTGGAAAATCTGGGCGTGCTGTTCCGTCGCGATGTCACCGATGACGTGAAGTCGCTGGACCAGGAGGCGCGTGCCTCGATGCGCCGCTACGGCATCCGCTTCGGCGCCTATCACATTTTCATGCCGACGCTGCTGAAGCCCGCACCGGCGGAACTGATCACCCTGCTCTGGGCGCTGAAGAATGACGGCCTCGACAAGCCCGGCTATGGCGATCTCATTCCAGCCCTTGCCGCCGGCCGCACCTCGGTGGTTACCGATCCCGGCTTCGAGCGCACCTTCTACAAGCTTGCAGGCTTCCGGTTCCTCGGCAAGCGCGCGGTGCGAATCGACATTCTCGAGCGGCTCGCCGATATCATCCGCCCGCTGCTGCAGTGGAAGCCCGGCACCCATCCGCGCCCCGAGGGCGCCTATGATGGACGCCGCTTCACCAGCACGGCTGCCATGCTGTCGATCCTCGGTGCCACATCCGACGACATGGAAGAAATCCTGAAGGGCCTCGGCTACCGGGCCGATCCGGTCAAGGCGGAAGAAGCGCAGGCCTATCTGGCCTCGATTGCGCCGTCTGCTGCCGCGCCTGTTGCTGTCGCGGAAGCCGAAGCGACGGAAGCCGGTGACGACGCTGCGGAAGCGTCCGCCGCCGAAACAGCCGTACCGGTTGAAGCCGTGGCCGAGGCCGCTGTGGAAGCGCCCGTCGCCGGTGCCCCTGTTGGCGATGCCTCAGACGTGGCAGAGGCTGCGTCTGAAAGCGCGGAACCCGCTGCCGAACCGCAGGCGGAAGCGCCCGCCGAGGCAAAGCCGGTGCTGCTCTGGCGGCCCGCCGGACGCAACGACAACCAGCGCCCGGCGCATGGTGACCGCAACCGCCGTCCGCAGGGTGGCCATCGCCCGGCAGAGGGCGAGGCCCGCACGGATCGCCCGCAGGAAGGCCGTCGCAATGATGGCAACCGGACCGGCGGCGAACGCCGCGCCGATGGCCAGCGCAATGACCGTCCCCGGGGCGAAGATCGTCCCCGCGGCGAAGATCGTCCGCGTGGCGAGGATCGTCCCCGCGGCGAGGGTGCGCCGCGACCAAAGGGGGATCGTCCGCAGGGCGGCAAGCGCCCCGAGCGCAATGACCGTGCCGAAGGTGACCGCAAGAACCGTCCCGACCGCAATGATCGCGGCCAGGGCAGCCAGCCCAACCGTTTCGAAGCCCGCCCGCCGAAGAAGGACAAGCCGATCGATCCGGATTCACCCTTCGCCAAGCTGGCCGCGCTGAAGGAACAGATGCAGAAGTAG